In one Dermatophagoides farinae isolate YC_2012a chromosome 4, ASM2471394v1, whole genome shotgun sequence genomic region, the following are encoded:
- the Pmm2 gene encoding phosphomannomutase, with the protein MSSSSASLPQQKEFPRTLVLFDVDGTLTRSRMAITLEMEQFLLKLKEKVDVGLVGGSDLAKIAEQMTSIDCGESFQSQDSDSQIAQLIKKYDYIFAENGLLAYHDGRLIGKQSILNELGEERVQRFINFALGYLSRLTIPKKRGNFIEFRNGLINVSPIGRSCSRDERNDFFAYDQKHGIREKMINAFQQEFNGTDIEMDFVIGGQISIDCFPRGWDKKFCLRFIPDDRYDKIYFFGDRCLPNGNDYALFSHERTIGYAVKCPDDTREQVEKLFFNQNQ; encoded by the coding sequence atgtcatcatcatcagcatcactACCGCAGCAAAAAGAATTTCCACGTACACTTGTTTTGTTCGATGTCGATGGAACATTAACCCGATCTCGTATGGCAATCACATTAGAAATGGAACAATTTCTACTGAAACTTAAAGAAAAAGTTGACGTTGGTTTAGTCGGTGGTTCAGATCTGGCCAAAATTGCCGAACAAATGACATCCATTGATTGTGGtgaatcatttcaatcacaaGATTCGGATTCACAAATCGCTCAATTGATTAAGAAATATGATTATATTTTTGCCGAAAATGGTTTATTGGCTTACCACGATGGCCGATTAATAGGTAAACAAAGTATATTAAACGAATTGGGTGAAGAACGTGTACAAAGATTTATCAATTTCGCACTCGGTTATTTATCTCGGTTAACGATACCGAAAAAACGTGGAAATTTCATCGAATTCCGTAATGGTCTTATAAATGTATCGCCAATTGGCAGAAGTTGTTCACGTGACGaacgaaatgatttttttgcttatgATCAAAAACACGGTATTCGTGAGAAAATGATTAATGCATTTCAACAAGAATTCAATGGCACCGACATAGAAATGGATTTTGTTATTGGTGGACAAATAtccattgattgttttcCACGTGGTTGggataaaaaattttgtctcCGTTTCATACCCGATGATCGTtatgataaaatttatttttttggtgatcGTTGCCTGCCCAATGGTAATGATTATGCACTGTTTTCACATGAAAGAACCATTGGATATGCTGTTAAATGTCCGGATGATACACGTGAACAggtggaaaaattatttttcaatcaaaatcaatga